A single region of the Glycine max cultivar Williams 82 chromosome 20, Glycine_max_v4.0, whole genome shotgun sequence genome encodes:
- the LOC100814878 gene encoding zinc finger protein ZPR1 homolog isoform X4, with product MQMLNRQVVKAESATIKIPELDFEIPPEAQRGSLSTVEGILMRAADELQALQEERKKVAPETAEAIDQFLVKLRACAKGESAFTFILDDPAGNSFIENPFAPSSDPSLTIKFYERTPEQQASLGYLVGSTHIEGTHDQAPERGEVTADQVRREPHGSIGATAGHRAIAQSNSSEIAEALFRYTAPEEVMTFPTSCGACAARCETRMFVTNIPYFQEVIVMASTCDSCGYRNSELKPGGRIPEKGKKITLNVKNVNDLSRDVIKSDTASVKVPELDLELASGTLGGIVTTVEGLITKISESLERVHGFTFGDSLDEQRKNKWIDFKARLNKLLSLEEAWTLILDDALANSFVAPATDDLKEDNQLSFEEYERSWEQNEELGLNDIDTSSADAAYESTNTTKT from the exons ATGCAGATGCTAAATCGACAAGTGGTAAAAGCTGAATCTGCTACCATTAAG ATACCAGAACTGGATTTTGAGATTCCACCAGAAGCTCAACGTGGTAGTCTGTCAACG GTGGAAGGGATACTTATGAGAGCAGCTGATGAACTTCAGGCTCTTCAAGAGGAACGCAAA AAAGTTGCTCCAGAGACAGCTGAGGCAATTGATCAGTTCCTGGTGAAACTGCGAGCCTGTGCAAAAGGAGAATCAGCCTTCACATTTATTCTTGATGATCCTGCTGGAAACAGCTTCATTGAAAACCC GTTTGCACCATCATCTGATCCATCATTGACTATCAAGTTTTATGAGAGAACTCCTGAGCAGCAAGCATCATTGGGATACCTTGTTGGTTCCACTCACATTGAAGGAACTCATGATCAAGCACCAGAAAGGGGAGAAGTGACTGCTGATCAAGTGAGGAGAGAACCTCATGGGTCAATAGGGGCAACAGCTGGTCATCGAGCCATTGCACAGAGTAACAGTTCAGAAATTGCTGAAGCCTTATTTCGATATACTGCACCAGAAGAG GTGATGACATTCCCAACTTCTTGTGGTGCTTGTGCCGCTAGGTGTGAGACTCGAATGTTTGTCACCA ATATTCCTTACTTCCAAGAAGTAATTGTTATGGCATCCACATGTGATTCCTGTGGTTACCGCAACTCTGAG TTGAAACCTGGTGGTCGAATTcctgaaaaagggaaaaaaattactcttaatGTGAAGAATGTTAATGACCTGAGCCGTGATGTAATAAAG TCTGATACTGCAAGTGTAAAAGTTCCTGAACTTGACTTGGAGCTGGCAAGCGGAACCCTTGGAGGAATTGTTACAACTGTTGAaggtttaattacaaaaattagtgAAA GCCTTGAGAGGGTCCATGGCTTTACTTTTGGAGATAGTCTCGATGAACAGAGAAAAAACAAGTGGATAGATTTTAAAGCAAGGCTAAACAAG CTTCTTAGCTTGGAAGAAGCTTGGACTCTAATTCTCGATGATGCATTAGCCAATTCTTTTGTAGCTCCTGCAACTGATGATCTGAAAGAGGACAATCAATTATCAT TTGAGGAATACGAGAGGTCATGGGAACAAAATGAAGAATTAGGTCTGAATGATATAGACACCTCTTCTGCCGATGCTGCTTATGAATCAACAAATACTACTAAAACTTAG
- the LOC121174384 gene encoding replication protein A 70 kDa DNA-binding subunit A-like has product MSGKENLISELHPRKGSWKIAVRITDMWDVKKHNGRQAIEMVFIDQMGVKIRATLWQELFPEFQPKLSLGCSYLIQNIKVVDNQSEYKVSSIPYLLYFVKTTSVKEVERPEILANVHVITKIADIISGIALRHTLVDVVGVIAEVIERKTVNPAYRVTVKLRDNSDAEILMTLWEDYALQLDDVIEKNHFKREPLVLMLTLAKIKDATDKYPLSVQNIKNGSKLYVNSDDIAEIRKFRDSLCVPFYVGGLTEEGSGSQSQYTSNSQRGDRDKFLHNAQMVRLGDISRLREDCFCLTVATVDEVLIDTPWSYDSCPNCTTTFDPLKIVGVCRSCQNQVSHTVPK; this is encoded by the exons ATGTCTGGAAAAGAAAATCTTATATCTGAATTGCATCCAAGGAAAGGATCATGGAAGATAGCAGTGCGTATAACTGATATGTGGGATGTTAAGAAACACAATGGGAGACAAGCGATTGAAATGGTCTTCATAGACCAAATG GGTGTAAAGATTAGGGCAACGCTATGGCAAGAGTTGTTCCCTGAATTTCAACCGAAGTTATCTTTAGGTTGTTCCTATTTGATCCAAAACATCAAAGTTGTGGACAATCAATCTGAATACAAAGTAAGTTCAATTCCATATTTGCTTTACTTTGTGAAAACAACATCTGTGAAGGAAGTTGAAAGACCTGAAATTCTTGCTAATGTACACGTCATAACTAAAATTGCTGATATTATTTCTGGCATTGCACTGCGACATACTTTAGTTG ATGTCGTGGGTGTTATCGCTGAAGTTATTGAACGAAAAACAGTGAATCCTGCATACAGGGTTACGGTGAAGTTGAGAGACAATAG TGATGCTGAGATCCTCATGACACTATGGGAGGATTATGCTCTTCAGCTAGATGATGTTATtgaaaaaaaccattttaaaaggGAGCCGTTGGTGCTTATGTTAACATTGGCTAAGATCAAAGATGCCACAG acaaGTATCCCCTCAGtgtccaaaatataaaaaatggttCCAAGTTGTATGTAAACTCTGATGATATTGCCGAGATAAGGAAATTCCGTGATAG TTTATGTGTTCCATTTTATGTTGGTGGACTAACAGAAGAAGGCAGTGGTTCGCAATCTCAGTATACCAGTAATTCACAAAGAGGTGATCGTGATAAGTTCTTGCATAATGCTCAGATGGTCAGGTTAGGTGACATAAGCAGACTGAGAGAG gatTGTTTCTGTTTGACCGTTGCTACGGTGGATGAAGTCTTGATTGATACACCATGGAGTTATGATAGCTGTCCAAATTGCACCACAACGTTTGATCCATTAAAAATAGTGGGTGTCTGCCGTTCCTGCCAGAACCAAGTTAGTCATACGGTTCCCAAGTAA
- the LOC121174261 gene encoding uncharacterized protein, whose protein sequence is MRQSSVMDVSEEEHHIQTLTFKLGLQDVQTIGKSPASCAETSSGYYHPTPSLSQSADYDPGNTAFITLAKRLSGEQATNEFDSEDTTAYELSTNKHIKAE, encoded by the exons ATGCGCCAGTCATCTGTGATGGATGTTAGCGAAGAAGAACATCATATCCAGACATTGACTTTCAAACTTGGTCTACAG GATGTGCAAACTATAGGGAAATCACCCGCATCGTGTGCTGAGACTTCATCAGGGTATTACCATCCGACG CCTTCATTGTCCCAGTCAGCTGACTATGACCCTGGGAACACTGCCTTCATCACCCTTGCCAAAAGATTGAGCGGTGAACAAGCCACAAATGAATTTGATTCTGAGGATACTACTGCGTATGAGCTATCcacaaacaaacatattaaAGCTGAGTAA